The DNA segment CCAGATCGGGGAAGTACTCCTCCACGTCCCCCTTGTAGCTGCCCACGATCTCGCCGAAGGTCGGGCTCTGTCGGTCGAGGTCCACCTTCACGACCGCGTTCGTGTGGTCGTGCTCGTCCTCGTAGTCGAAGGGGTTGCCGGTCCCGATGAACCCGGTCTTCGTCTCAGGGTCGATCGCGATCGTGCCCCACATGGCTGCGCCGGCGTACCCGTCCTCCCACTCGCTCGGCGGGATGGCCCAGGTCTTCCTGATCACCTCGCCGGTGACCGCGTCCAGGAGGGAGAAAGAGCCCTGGAAGCCGTGTCGCTCCGACTCGTCCCCCTCGGCTGCCGTGCCGGAGACGCCGACCCAGACCATGCCGTCGTAGACGATGGGGCTCGAGACCGCGTCGGAGCCGATCTGGTGGTCGACGGTCGTCTTCCACAGCTCCTTGCCCGTGGCCTGGTCGAGCGCCAGCACGTACGGCGCGTCGATCCTGGAGACGAAGGCGAAGACTCGTCCGTCCTCGACCGCCAGCGTCGAGTAGACGCCGCCGTCCGGCACGTGTCGCTTCCACACCAGGTCGCCGGTGTCCGCGTCCATGGCGAAGACCCAGCCCGGCGCTCGGTTGCCGGTGGACGACCCGACGTAGACGCACCCGTCGGCCACGATCGGGTAGCCGGTGATCTCGTTGTTGCGCCCGCGGGTCCACCGGTTGGCGTCAAAGGTCCAGGCGGGACGCAGCTGAGCCACGTGCAGGGGGTCCAGGTAGTGCTCCGCGGTCTGGGCCCGCGTGTTCTGCAGATCGTTGCCCATCCGGGTCCATGATCCGCCGAGCGTGGGCCGCGCGCACTCGGCCTCGTGCGCCGAGGTGGGACCGGTGGGGAGTAGGGCAGCCGCCAGGCAGGCGACGAGGATCAGGGGGGCTCTTCTAGGCATCGACTCGGCTCCGACGTGGGATACGACGGTGGCATCATTCTTCACGAACCCCCTGATCCCTCCCCGCAGGGAAACCGTCCGCGGCCCCGAAGTAGGAGGGCATGCGAGATGTCCGCCACCTGTTCGTCGCGCTCGCCCTCGTGCTGTCCTCGGGCGGAGCGGCGGCGGCCGAGGAGACGACGAGGTGCACCGCGGGCGGCCCCACGCCCGGCTTCAGGGCCATCCGGCTCGACCTGCGCGAGCAGGGGTCGAACCACATCGGCCTCGAGATCAGGGGGACGCGGTCGCGCCCGGTGGGCTCCTCGGAATCCTGGCATCTCGTCCAAGGGGTGTTCGTCCTGGACGCCGTGACCCGCGAGCCGGTCGCCTGGCGCGTCCACTCCCGTGGGTCGCACCCCCACCGTACGGTGGTCCGGACGGACGGCCAGACCCATCTGAGCCAGGCGGCGCCCGGGCCGGACGTGCCGCTGGCGCGTGGACGCATGAAGATCCCGCCGGGCCTGGCTCCCGGGGTCTACGACGTCGTCGCCTTCGGGACGGACGGGAGCCGGTCGGCTCCCCAGGACCAGTGGCTGGTGGATATCCGCGTCCAGGGCAAGCACCGGTGCACCCCGATCGGGTCCGGCGAGGTGATCGACGTCAGTCACGCTGATGCCGAGGGCGGC comes from the Actinomycetota bacterium genome and includes:
- a CDS encoding PQQ-binding-like beta-propeller repeat protein, with product MPRRAPLILVACLAAALLPTGPTSAHEAECARPTLGGSWTRMGNDLQNTRAQTAEHYLDPLHVAQLRPAWTFDANRWTRGRNNEITGYPIVADGCVYVGSSTGNRAPGWVFAMDADTGDLVWKRHVPDGGVYSTLAVEDGRVFAFVSRIDAPYVLALDQATGKELWKTTVDHQIGSDAVSSPIVYDGMVWVGVSGTAAEGDESERHGFQGSFSLLDAVTGEVIRKTWAIPPSEWEDGYAGAAMWGTIAIDPETKTGFIGTGNPFDYEDEHDHTNAVVKVDLDRQSPTFGEIVGSYKGDVEEYFPDLADTLPCEEFEEMEDVFVAGFECGNLDLDFGSTPNIFRDSTGRKLVGAGQKSGVYHVFDPETMEPVYKSLLGFPSPVGGIVGSAAVADGAIYGPHTVGGYLWSIDADDGALRWVSPTADGIHWGNPVTYANRVVYTVDLKGFLTANDSISGAPLLAWPIPLGSETRTDPAITWGGVTVARNSVYASVGVGLTSAGLPSMPNGFVVAFLPQTVSL